One segment of Pseudomonas sp. FP2196 DNA contains the following:
- a CDS encoding phosphatidylglycerophosphatase A, which produces MTDHPKQVPAEFVPPSVWRNPWHFLAFGFGSGTLPKAPGTWGSLVALPFIPLWQMLPDWGYWLMLGITMLFGFWLCGKVADDLRVHDHEGIVWDEMVGMWITLWLVPEGWYWLLAGFLVFRFFDILKPWPIRWIDRHVHGGVGIMLDDVLAGVFAWLAMQGLVWIFA; this is translated from the coding sequence GTGACAGATCACCCGAAACAGGTTCCGGCCGAATTCGTTCCGCCGTCTGTCTGGCGCAATCCCTGGCATTTCCTCGCCTTCGGCTTCGGTTCGGGCACCTTGCCCAAGGCGCCGGGCACGTGGGGCTCGTTAGTTGCGCTACCCTTTATCCCGTTGTGGCAGATGCTGCCTGACTGGGGTTACTGGCTGATGCTCGGGATCACCATGCTGTTCGGCTTCTGGCTGTGCGGCAAAGTGGCCGACGATCTGCGGGTGCACGACCACGAAGGCATCGTCTGGGACGAAATGGTCGGGATGTGGATCACCCTGTGGCTGGTGCCGGAAGGCTGGTACTGGTTGCTCGCGGGTTTTCTGGTGTTTCGCTTCTTCGACATTCTCAAGCCGTGGCCGATTCGCTGGATCGACCGGCATGTCCACGGCGGCGTCGGCATCATGCTCGACGATGTGCTGGCCGGTGTGTTCGCCTGGCTGGCGATGCAGGGACTGGTGTGGATTTTCGCCTGA
- a CDS encoding MFS transporter, whose protein sequence is MTRGQVRRRLSVDWWKYLTLALVPLFVLNAVFGQSEAILPVLAMPFFIAGVASMFVSLKFFGRYKHALIATQKALDTPDEPAAWIALAARRRAAFLVAALPAWIGALAVFVGLEAVPLMLLALSTAVLFYLYRIPRQLG, encoded by the coding sequence GTGACTCGCGGTCAGGTGCGCCGTCGCCTCAGCGTCGACTGGTGGAAATACCTGACGCTGGCGCTGGTGCCGTTGTTCGTGCTCAACGCCGTGTTCGGTCAAAGCGAGGCTATCCTGCCAGTGCTGGCGATGCCGTTCTTTATCGCCGGTGTCGCCTCAATGTTTGTCAGCCTGAAATTTTTCGGCCGCTACAAACATGCGCTGATCGCCACGCAAAAAGCCCTGGATACTCCGGATGAACCGGCAGCCTGGATTGCCCTCGCTGCCCGCCGTCGTGCAGCGTTTCTTGTGGCGGCACTGCCCGCATGGATCGGCGCATTGGCGGTCTTCGTCGGCCTGGAGGCGGTGCCGCTGATGCTGCTGGCATTGTCCACGGCGGTGCTGTTCTACCTCTACCGCATTCCGCGTCAACTCGGCTGA
- a CDS encoding cobalamin-binding protein has product MRRLWLAVLLLAVSGPVLPALRVVSLAPSLSEIVVELDSADLLIGVLDAGERPAAIANVPSVGRYGQLDMERLLSLKPDLLLLWPGSVGPAQRDQLKRLNIPTYVAEPHSLEQLSGQIEAISSQLGRPERGMKLAADLRNKLGDLRQRYRRDVPLKVFYQVWDNPLYTVGGGQIISDALEVCGARNVFGDLSLPAPQVSTEAVLQRDPEVILAGDQAQLEAWKAWPQVAAVRQGKLLLVTDKGLERPSGQMIDATAKLCQVIAPDK; this is encoded by the coding sequence ATGCGCCGTCTCTGGCTGGCGGTTCTGCTGCTGGCCGTCAGCGGGCCGGTGCTGCCTGCCCTGCGTGTGGTCAGCCTTGCGCCTTCTCTTTCTGAAATCGTCGTTGAGCTGGACTCTGCCGATCTGCTGATCGGTGTGCTGGATGCCGGCGAGCGGCCTGCCGCGATTGCGAATGTTCCCTCGGTGGGTCGCTACGGCCAACTCGACATGGAGCGTTTGCTCAGCCTCAAGCCTGATCTGTTATTGCTTTGGCCCGGCAGCGTCGGACCGGCCCAGCGTGATCAGCTCAAACGGCTCAACATTCCCACTTATGTCGCCGAACCCCACAGCCTGGAACAGCTTTCAGGACAGATTGAAGCCATTTCTTCTCAACTGGGCCGGCCCGAGCGCGGGATGAAACTGGCTGCGGATCTTCGCAATAAGTTGGGAGATCTGCGTCAGCGCTATCGTCGGGACGTGCCGCTGAAAGTGTTCTATCAGGTCTGGGACAACCCTCTGTACACCGTCGGTGGCGGGCAGATCATTAGCGATGCGCTGGAAGTGTGCGGTGCGCGCAATGTCTTTGGCGACCTGAGCCTGCCGGCACCGCAGGTGAGTACCGAAGCAGTGCTGCAGCGTGATCCAGAGGTGATTCTCGCGGGTGATCAGGCGCAGCTTGAGGCGTGGAAGGCTTGGCCGCAGGTGGCAGCGGTGAGGCAGGGGAAACTCCTGTTGGTCACCGATAAAGGCCTCGAACGGCCGAGCGGCCAAATGATCGACGCCACCGCCAAGCTCTGCCAAGTGATCGCACCAGACAAATAA
- a CDS encoding ABC transporter substrate-binding protein produces the protein MAGRWLALLVFALLSTVASAQEAPPAPSVIHLASEDWEDYTAADGHGLGWDVLRKVFEPAGVKLDIRTEPYTRSVGLAQRGEVDACVGSYHQEFSDLLYPRWNFDTDHVYALGLASNPAPTPETLGSYRLAWVRGYDYQNYLPNVRSYNEVIRRTGILSMLTRNRADYYIDALTEIDYVLSRARDPSQFRTTHIAELPLYLCFANTPQARTLMALFDQRMTQLVKSGELKPIFARWKQPYPFGSP, from the coding sequence ATGGCGGGACGCTGGTTGGCGCTGTTGGTTTTTGCCTTGCTGAGCACTGTGGCCAGTGCGCAGGAAGCCCCGCCGGCACCCTCGGTCATCCATCTGGCCAGTGAAGACTGGGAAGACTACACCGCCGCCGACGGTCATGGCCTGGGCTGGGACGTGTTACGCAAGGTATTCGAACCGGCCGGGGTGAAACTGGATATTCGCACCGAGCCGTACACACGCTCAGTGGGCCTGGCCCAGCGTGGCGAGGTCGATGCCTGTGTCGGCTCTTATCATCAAGAGTTCAGCGACCTGCTTTATCCGCGCTGGAATTTCGACACCGACCACGTTTACGCGTTGGGTCTTGCCAGTAACCCGGCGCCGACGCCGGAAACCCTTGGCAGCTATCGACTCGCGTGGGTGCGCGGCTACGACTATCAGAACTATCTGCCCAATGTGCGCAGCTATAACGAAGTCATCCGCCGCACCGGCATCCTGTCGATGCTGACCCGCAACCGCGCCGACTACTACATCGACGCGTTGACTGAGATCGACTATGTGCTCAGCCGGGCCAGGGATCCGTCGCAGTTCCGTACGACGCATATCGCCGAACTGCCGCTTTACCTGTGCTTCGCCAATACGCCGCAGGCGCGCACGTTGATGGCGCTGTTTGACCAGCGCATGACGCAGTTGGTGAAGAGCGGTGAGCTGAAACCGATCTTCGCGCGCTGGAAGCAGCCGTATCCGTTTGGTTCGCCCTGA
- the ribA gene encoding GTP cyclohydrolase II yields the protein MPVVFVAASKLPTPFAQFTMHGFLDEATGREHVVLSLGDFADGAPVLGRLHSECLTGDALFSQRCDCGSQLEGALKAIAREGRGVLLYLRQEGRGIGLLNKIRAYELQDGGADTVEANERLGFAADQRDYAMCLPMLEHLGVKSLRLMTNNPRKVKALTDMGIVVAERVPLHTGHNPHNKLYLATKASKLDHMMGNEHQGEVDRA from the coding sequence GTGCCTGTCGTTTTTGTCGCCGCTTCCAAGCTGCCAACGCCTTTTGCGCAATTCACCATGCACGGTTTTCTCGATGAAGCCACCGGCCGCGAGCACGTCGTGCTGAGTCTGGGTGATTTTGCCGACGGTGCCCCGGTACTCGGCCGCTTGCACTCCGAATGCCTCACGGGTGACGCCTTGTTCAGCCAACGTTGCGACTGCGGCTCGCAACTTGAAGGCGCGCTCAAAGCCATCGCTCGCGAAGGTCGCGGCGTGTTGCTGTACCTGCGCCAGGAAGGTCGTGGCATCGGCCTGCTGAACAAGATCCGTGCCTACGAATTGCAGGACGGCGGCGCCGACACCGTTGAAGCCAACGAACGTCTGGGCTTTGCCGCCGACCAGCGCGACTACGCCATGTGCCTGCCGATGCTCGAACACCTGGGCGTGAAATCCCTGCGTCTGATGACCAACAACCCACGCAAGGTCAAAGCATTGACCGACATGGGGATCGTCGTCGCCGAGCGTGTGCCGCTGCACACCGGCCACAACCCGCACAACAAACTGTACCTGGCGACCAAGGCCAGCAAACTCGACCACATGATGGGCAATGAGCATCAGGGCGAGGTAGACCGGGCGTGA